Genomic segment of Candidatus Eremiobacteraceae bacterium:
ACGCCGCGGTCGGGCACGGCGCAGCATCCGAGAGGACGGCTGCGCCGCCTGACTTACGAGGCTACGCGGTAGTAGCGTTCCGCGCGGGTCAGAATCGCCGGCGCATCGTCGGGCATCGCCCGTCGCAACCACACGATCATCGCCTCAGCGTCGGGAAGGCTCGCCCACGCGCGCTCGCGCACCTCGTTGACGCGGTGCGCGAGCGTGCCGCCGTGATCGCCCATGATCTCCTCGAACGCTCGATGCAAAGCCGCCTCCAGACCTCCTCCAGGGTCGGTCGGCGCGAGGTGGGTATGCGTCCGTAGCAGCGCCTCAACCGCGTTCGCGTCGAACGGCTCCGTGAAGATATCGATCGGGTAGGCGCAGAATAGATCGAAGTCGATCCTCGCGCGCAACTCGTTCCAGAGGTTCTCCAAGCGCGCGGCCGACGCATAACGTTTTGCTTTCCAAAGCTCGCCGACCATGTCGCCGTATGCGTGCACGCCTGTGGCCCCGTTGCGCCCGGCGGCCGCCCGCATCATCGTCCCGATCGTTTCGTCGAATCTCGTAGCGTCAGGTTCGCCAGCCACCTCGATGCGGGCAAGCGTCTCGGCCGCGTCGAGCAAGATGAGTCCACCGCGCATCCAT
This window contains:
- a CDS encoding MEDS domain-containing protein, which translates into the protein MTVRPAASGQRPCTHLVQCYQADETALVRNAAQFLKDGIERGHCLVVVATPAHRTAFVRELKGSRAISQPGWMRGGLILLDAAETLARIEVAGEPDATRFDETIGTMMRAAAGRNGATGVHAYGDMVGELWKAKRYASAARLENLWNELRARIDFDLFCAYPIDIFTEPFDANAVEALLRTHTHLAPTDPGGGLEAALHRAFEEIMGDHGGTLAHRVNEVRERAWASLPDAEAMIVWLRRAMPDDAPAILTRAERYYRVAS